The following are encoded together in the Bacteroidota bacterium genome:
- a CDS encoding sigma 54-interacting transcriptional regulator: protein MKRIYNQIRKYAVHGQNCLLLGPTGSGKEFIAQYYYDEFVKSHSKHGIYLKYNCVATTSEMARSEMFGHKKGSYTGAMNDRKGLFEEAKNGVLFLDEIGHLPKDVQALLLRAIDPGEATRLGENKHYNTQDVIIIGATDSSPDDLLPQLLFRLGQVVEIPGLDQRPGDIPGAVSFFVNSFLSNDRNFHEVVYQLKHKIVDLLIPLVEKRNWPGNFRDLNNFIRAALINANDPNAEKFLSNLNKYFSLIENEYKTIGKTVPINPDIKAAFDNLDITWKQEEKDKWVQILSELGSKPFMRRDIDNLFSFESRTAQDRIKKLLEANIIENFGNRNDRYKAVQSRLKVQKEIHIDEKVKEKLFKLPDTLIPSDDREEEIKDVIDFLGKTDHIFLSGEPQSGKTTLALLTGKSLLKDRDVYYHELQELGMKSFIKQMIQFLIDKGYTQLEELPFFKPFMLDIDAAAMSGYIDHYFSKKKNPIFILDNLHKLKSREDLNTLQIMLKYWNPLKFIFTGDKLSNELIFGEGIRIVEFSIADPK, encoded by the coding sequence ATGAAAAGAATTTACAATCAGATAAGGAAATACGCAGTGCATGGGCAGAATTGCTTATTACTTGGCCCTACGGGATCTGGGAAGGAGTTTATTGCTCAATATTATTATGATGAATTTGTAAAATCTCACTCCAAACACGGGATTTATTTAAAGTATAATTGTGTTGCCACCACATCCGAAATGGCAAGAAGCGAGATGTTTGGTCATAAAAAAGGATCCTATACAGGTGCCATGAATGACAGAAAAGGATTATTCGAGGAGGCTAAAAATGGAGTACTCTTTTTAGATGAGATAGGCCATCTCCCCAAAGATGTCCAGGCACTTTTATTAAGGGCTATTGATCCCGGTGAAGCCACAAGGCTTGGCGAAAACAAACATTATAACACCCAAGATGTGATTATCATTGGTGCTACCGATAGTTCACCCGATGATCTGCTTCCCCAACTTTTATTCAGGCTGGGCCAAGTTGTTGAAATTCCAGGACTTGATCAACGTCCGGGTGATATACCTGGAGCAGTTTCTTTTTTTGTTAATAGTTTTCTTTCCAATGATAGAAATTTTCATGAAGTAGTCTACCAACTTAAACACAAAATAGTTGATTTGCTCATCCCTCTGGTAGAAAAAAGAAACTGGCCTGGAAATTTCAGGGATTTGAACAATTTTATCCGCGCTGCTCTTATAAATGCAAATGATCCAAATGCAGAAAAATTTCTTTCGAATCTTAACAAATACTTTTCTTTAATTGAAAATGAATACAAAACAATTGGGAAGACTGTCCCAATAAATCCAGATATTAAGGCAGCTTTTGACAACCTGGATATTACCTGGAAACAGGAAGAAAAAGATAAATGGGTTCAGATATTGTCAGAACTTGGCAGTAAGCCATTTATGCGAAGGGATATTGATAATCTCTTTTCATTTGAAAGCCGGACAGCTCAGGATAGGATCAAAAAATTGCTGGAAGCCAATATCATTGAGAACTTTGGGAATCGGAATGACCGGTATAAGGCAGTTCAAAGCAGATTAAAAGTTCAAAAAGAAATCCACATAGACGAAAAGGTAAAAGAAAAACTATTTAAACTTCCTGATACGTTAATTCCCTCTGATGATAGAGAAGAAGAAATAAAGGATGTTATTGATTTTCTTGGAAAAACGGACCATATCTTTCTCAGTGGCGAACCCCAATCAGGAAAAACAACATTGGCCTTGTTAACTGGTAAAAGTTTACTAAAAGACAGGGATGTTTACTATCACGAATTGCAAGAACTGGGGATGAAATCATTCATAAAGCAAATGATTCAATTCCTGATTGATAAAGGATATACACAATTGGAAGAGCTTCCCTTCTTCAAGCCATTTATGTTAGATATTGATGCTGCGGCAATGTCCGGTTATATTGATCATTACTTCAGCAAGAAAAAAAATCCAATATTTATTCTCGACAACCTACACAAACTCAAATCACGCGAAGACTTAAATACCCTGCAAATAATGCTAAAATATTGGAACCCGCTGAAGTTTATATTCACAGGTGATAAACTGAGTAATGAGCTGATATTTGGGGAAGGGATCAGAATTGTAGAGTTTTCAATTGCTGATCCAAAATAG
- a CDS encoding ATP-binding protein → MKQKINNILESFQFDKGLDVDVDEGYPKIITSQFGGDPGKGFKELIQNHIDSYSSDIPMEERKGEIVTGNNTISITDYGTGLSLDKLKLLLTLGGTDKDKDSSKIGMFGIGFFSIFNPGLYTKKVVVTTLCEKQVVEMTFTITDPNRKPKIDIQILKKEINYSTRIEVWFDRNASVDKCLHYAEKSLRYYPCKMTINGAPFQSIWEDAKRQGLKIYNEGPVSGFLERSGWYEHITVLCKYEYIKSIDLSIFPKGGHGICSDLRDFEAKGIPYIKGYNASINNNNLRLTISRDSYYLDYNFDYSIGLLRKMMMDKLNDHLNRSFDSQVILANQYILRYPIRDYLADPEKYDSKDPIKNAVVKSLAKAKVYKLSDKYELMSLEEMKHSLTEGIPLFYSERLKNLRWLGGAFKHDFIVIPEPCLTFHGAPDFYKSIFSIIFKDIVDLDYIQNDNKMISELVERKIVSKSALTPLCKFVGEKKLDREQFELIIEINEILRNKDVKEAISNNIRISVRNIQATFFEVKEEGAYISTGLFNQQGQPLSEDYVSNFVSIEGEKTKKQDVMGTDILLGLRLNHPFIEFLVNSKNEHKAYYTLTYIAHELALCQKLLVPYSPFYHFVKEKTVAAMRKALIKQMLSERQS, encoded by the coding sequence ATGAAACAAAAGATTAATAATATTCTCGAATCCTTTCAGTTCGATAAAGGATTGGATGTAGATGTAGATGAGGGTTATCCTAAAATCATAACAAGCCAGTTTGGTGGCGATCCGGGAAAAGGATTTAAAGAATTGATCCAAAACCATATTGATAGTTACTCTTCTGATATTCCCATGGAAGAGAGAAAAGGTGAGATAGTAACGGGAAATAACACAATCAGTATTACCGATTATGGTACCGGGTTGTCCCTTGATAAGCTAAAACTATTGCTCACCCTTGGAGGAACAGATAAGGATAAAGATTCAAGCAAGATAGGGATGTTTGGTATTGGTTTCTTTTCAATTTTCAATCCAGGATTATACACAAAAAAAGTTGTTGTAACAACCCTTTGCGAAAAGCAGGTAGTTGAAATGACCTTTACCATTACTGACCCAAACAGAAAACCAAAAATTGATATACAGATATTAAAAAAAGAAATTAATTACAGTACCCGTATTGAAGTTTGGTTCGATAGAAATGCAAGTGTTGACAAATGTCTGCATTATGCAGAAAAGAGCCTTAGGTATTATCCCTGCAAAATGACCATTAATGGCGCACCTTTTCAATCAATATGGGAAGATGCCAAAAGACAAGGTTTGAAAATATACAATGAGGGCCCTGTTTCCGGTTTTCTTGAAAGGAGCGGCTGGTATGAGCATATAACGGTACTTTGCAAATACGAATACATCAAGAGCATTGATCTATCAATATTCCCCAAGGGGGGGCATGGTATATGCTCCGATTTGAGGGATTTTGAAGCCAAAGGCATTCCCTATATCAAAGGATATAATGCATCCATCAATAACAATAACCTTCGGCTGACAATTAGCCGCGACAGCTATTACCTTGATTATAACTTTGACTATTCAATTGGTTTACTCCGAAAAATGATGATGGACAAGTTAAATGATCATCTCAACCGATCATTTGATAGCCAGGTGATACTGGCAAATCAATACATTCTTCGGTATCCAATAAGGGATTACCTGGCAGATCCTGAAAAATATGACAGTAAAGATCCTATAAAAAACGCTGTGGTTAAAAGTTTGGCCAAGGCAAAAGTTTATAAACTTTCTGATAAATATGAACTTATGTCACTTGAAGAAATGAAACATTCGCTAACTGAAGGTATACCATTATTTTATTCAGAAAGACTAAAGAATCTCAGGTGGTTGGGAGGGGCATTCAAACATGATTTTATTGTCATACCTGAGCCATGCCTGACTTTTCATGGAGCTCCCGATTTTTATAAAAGCATCTTCAGCATCATTTTTAAAGATATTGTTGATCTGGATTATATACAAAATGACAATAAAATGATCAGTGAACTGGTGGAAAGAAAAATCGTCAGTAAATCAGCCCTGACACCGCTTTGCAAATTTGTAGGTGAAAAAAAACTGGATAGGGAGCAGTTTGAGTTGATCATCGAAATTAATGAAATTCTCAGAAATAAGGATGTGAAAGAAGCCATTTCAAATAACATTAGGATATCGGTACGGAATATTCAAGCAACTTTTTTTGAAGTAAAAGAAGAAGGGGCCTATATCTCAACCGGATTGTTCAATCAGCAAGGGCAACCTCTTTCTGAAGATTATGTTTCAAATTTCGTAAGTATTGAAGGTGAAAAAACTAAAAAACAAGATGTTATGGGGACAGATATCTTACTTGGATTGCGCCTCAACCATCCTTTTATCGAATTCCTGGTAAATAGTAAAAACGAGCACAAAGCATACTACACCTTAACCTATATTGCCCATGAGCTGGCTTTATGCCAAAAACTACTGGTGCCGTACTCACCATTCTATCATTTTGTTAAGGAAAAAACCGTTGCTGCAATGAGAAAAGCCCTCATCAAACAAATGTTGAGTGAAAGGCAATCTTAA
- a CDS encoding ATP-binding protein yields the protein MNKKSNQQFETTLREIQEAGIQADNAHIKRDMCAQFTDPNEWIREYVVNSYDAQATMCQVYIKGSDGEITVIVSDDGHGMDRQGIIDFCTLYRSRKQGAPGKTVGQFGIGKLSVAAIPGQKKFKVKTSNGMECWIAEAGNLLSEEPIQIYSISDVPPHGTLFEITFETKETADEVMLKLSKILRKYTSYLPFTTELHFPADPETGIHGVVEKIRQDWSADSEDYGRSYSIQLHGYQFDVVLGVGIAANEIYQNKVLVSDRYNLLSHDISNKMKLPHLRIRINSSGFELPFGRHCLRNEYILAPISRKIREDIIPHYFNFLLDIFTSQPGKYARLENELEDIAAALVFQIPDHNKQWCNIPLFRIYPDKRVSLVRLEKLVTAAGKIYLEESENTGVDYSFFDAPILLQNQPKGGIAFLQEYFKKELINLSLNDVVIEAPATSGLKLSKEEIDFQQNLGLADDILRLNKGKSSFEQYDRMGESDGFGLFGGQGKISDYGTPEQKDAAKAFNNLTWKVNYLVSRDGKTPCLTHRFIINQNTVILNLHHPDVKELVNLTATAPKLAGHWAVAMCLTEDNRILSFLSAESREDLLLIDAMIKANTSSDSASILKVKEFKKMRKSIRDLLKDSGFDFGLN from the coding sequence ATGAATAAAAAATCAAATCAGCAATTCGAAACAACATTACGCGAAATTCAAGAGGCCGGTATCCAGGCCGATAATGCTCATATTAAAAGGGACATGTGCGCCCAGTTTACCGACCCCAATGAATGGATCCGGGAATATGTAGTAAATAGTTACGATGCACAGGCCACCATGTGCCAGGTATATATAAAAGGCAGTGATGGTGAAATTACAGTGATTGTATCAGATGATGGGCATGGAATGGACAGGCAGGGCATCATTGATTTTTGCACGCTTTACCGTTCGCGAAAGCAAGGAGCGCCCGGTAAAACTGTCGGTCAGTTTGGGATTGGGAAACTAAGCGTGGCAGCCATCCCAGGACAGAAAAAATTCAAAGTTAAAACATCCAACGGAATGGAATGTTGGATTGCCGAAGCTGGCAACCTATTATCTGAAGAACCTATTCAAATATATAGTATCAGCGATGTTCCTCCTCATGGTACACTTTTCGAGATTACCTTCGAAACAAAGGAAACAGCCGATGAGGTGATGTTGAAATTATCAAAAATATTGAGGAAATACACTTCTTACTTGCCTTTTACAACAGAGTTGCATTTTCCGGCTGATCCAGAAACAGGCATTCATGGTGTTGTTGAAAAAATCAGGCAGGACTGGTCGGCTGATAGTGAAGACTATGGAAGGTCATATAGCATTCAATTACATGGATATCAATTCGATGTCGTACTAGGTGTGGGCATTGCCGCCAATGAGATTTATCAGAACAAAGTATTGGTTTCCGATAGATATAATCTGTTATCACATGATATATCAAACAAAATGAAATTGCCCCATCTGAGAATACGAATTAATAGCAGTGGATTTGAATTGCCGTTTGGACGGCATTGCCTGAGGAATGAATATATTCTTGCCCCCATATCAAGAAAGATAAGGGAGGATATTATACCGCACTACTTTAATTTCCTACTGGACATTTTTACATCTCAGCCAGGTAAGTATGCCAGATTGGAAAATGAGCTGGAGGATATAGCCGCAGCTCTTGTTTTCCAAATTCCCGATCATAATAAACAATGGTGTAATATTCCGCTTTTCAGAATATACCCAGACAAAAGGGTATCGCTTGTAAGGTTGGAAAAACTGGTTACTGCGGCCGGAAAAATCTACCTTGAAGAAAGTGAAAATACCGGCGTTGATTACTCATTTTTTGATGCACCTATTTTACTTCAAAATCAACCTAAAGGCGGGATAGCATTTTTGCAGGAATATTTTAAAAAAGAGTTGATCAATCTAAGCCTTAATGATGTAGTTATTGAAGCACCAGCGACCTCAGGATTAAAACTTTCGAAAGAAGAAATTGATTTTCAACAGAACCTTGGCCTTGCAGACGATATTCTAAGATTAAACAAGGGAAAGTCATCTTTCGAGCAATATGACAGGATGGGAGAATCCGATGGTTTCGGCTTGTTTGGTGGCCAGGGAAAAATTTCTGATTACGGCACACCTGAGCAGAAGGATGCAGCTAAGGCATTTAACAATTTAACCTGGAAGGTGAACTACCTTGTAAGTCGTGATGGAAAAACGCCTTGTTTGACCCACCGCTTTATTATCAATCAAAATACCGTAATCCTTAATTTGCATCATCCTGATGTTAAAGAATTGGTAAATCTTACCGCAACAGCTCCCAAGCTTGCCGGCCATTGGGCAGTAGCAATGTGCTTAACTGAAGATAACCGGATACTTTCTTTTCTGAGTGCCGAATCTCGCGAAGACTTACTGCTTATAGATGCCATGATAAAAGCAAATACTTCAAGTGATTCCGCATCCATCTTAAAAGTAAAGGAATTCAAAAAGATGAGAAAATCCATTCGCGATTTACTTAAGGATTCAGGATTTGACTTTGGCTTGAATTAA
- the leuS gene encoding leucine--tRNA ligase — MDYNHREIEAKWQKYWSENQTFRAYNRSGKPKYYVLDMFPYPSGAGLHVGHPLGYIASDIYSRYMRHRGYNVLHPMGYDAYGLPAEQYAIQTGTHPQVTTFKNIDRYREQLDKIGFSFDWSREVRTCDPKYYKWTQWTFIQLFHHWYNNSTGRAEPIDVLIGLFEKEGNSGIDAACGTVEPFTADEWQGYSIREQQDILMNYRLAYLSDTWVNWCPALGTVLANDEVKDGFSERGGHPVERKLMKQWSLRISAYAQRLLDGLERIDWFDSLKEVQRNWIGRSEGASVNFRIDGHPDKLLEVFTTRPDTLFGATFMVLAPEHEWAEEITTKDKSNEVSEYIAWARNRSERERLTEVKKITGVFTGAYGINPLNGAKLPIWIADYVLSGYGTGAIMAVPGHDSRDFAFARHFRLPIIQVVSRKGEEPSDPSSWEESYDAKEGVMINSGFINGMEVMDAIRATITKLEANGTGYGQVNFRLRDAIFSRQRYWGEPFPVYYKDGIPYTLDESELPLELPEVDKYLPTEKGEPPLARAKNWVNKDGYPLETNTMPGFAGSSAYYYRYMDPWNDQEYFSKEANEYWQDVDLYIGGDEHGTGHLIYARFWSMFLYDIGLACKEEPFKKLINQGKIQGRSSLVYRIKGTNTFVSFNLRKDHDTVAQHVDIGLVHNDELDLEGFKKWMPDLKDADFILEDGKYICGWEIEKMSKSKHNVVNPDELIGQYGADTLRLYEMFLGPLEHHKPWDTQGIEGVFRFLKKLWRLFYDEHGNFKVNDNEPVAAELKALHLTIKKVRQDIERFSFNTAVSTFMICVNELTDLKCHKRAILEPLVILLSPYAPHIAEELWNRMGHQVTLEYEPYPDYNNQYLEESTFTYPVSFNGKLRFKLELPVDMPGEEIEKQVKAAPEAERWLSGKEPKKIIVVPNKIINVVV; from the coding sequence ATGGACTATAACCACAGGGAAATAGAGGCTAAATGGCAGAAATACTGGAGTGAGAACCAGACCTTCCGGGCGTATAACCGATCCGGCAAACCCAAATACTATGTTCTCGATATGTTTCCGTATCCTTCAGGAGCCGGACTTCATGTTGGTCATCCTCTGGGCTATATTGCTTCTGACATATACTCGCGATATATGCGTCACCGGGGTTATAACGTTCTCCACCCCATGGGCTACGATGCTTATGGTTTGCCGGCCGAGCAGTATGCTATCCAAACCGGCACACACCCTCAGGTCACAACCTTCAAAAATATCGACCGTTACCGGGAGCAGCTCGACAAGATTGGCTTTTCCTTCGACTGGAGCAGGGAGGTAAGAACCTGCGACCCGAAATATTATAAATGGACACAATGGACCTTCATCCAGCTTTTCCATCACTGGTACAACAACAGTACCGGCAGGGCGGAGCCCATCGATGTCCTGATCGGGTTATTTGAGAAAGAGGGCAACAGCGGTATTGATGCTGCCTGCGGCACTGTTGAGCCTTTCACTGCTGATGAGTGGCAGGGTTATAGCATACGTGAACAACAGGATATCCTCATGAACTACCGTCTGGCATACCTATCCGACACCTGGGTCAACTGGTGCCCTGCCCTGGGTACGGTACTGGCCAACGATGAGGTCAAAGACGGTTTTTCGGAGCGCGGAGGGCATCCGGTGGAGAGAAAGCTGATGAAACAGTGGTCGTTGCGTATCTCGGCCTATGCCCAGAGGCTGTTGGACGGGCTGGAGCGTATCGATTGGTTTGACAGCCTGAAAGAGGTGCAGCGCAACTGGATTGGCCGTTCTGAAGGAGCATCGGTCAATTTCAGGATAGACGGGCATCCGGATAAGCTGCTGGAAGTATTCACCACCCGGCCCGACACTCTTTTTGGTGCAACATTCATGGTTCTGGCGCCGGAACATGAGTGGGCAGAAGAGATTACTACGAAGGACAAAAGCAACGAAGTAAGCGAATACATAGCCTGGGCCAGGAACCGTTCAGAGCGTGAGCGTCTGACCGAGGTCAAAAAAATTACCGGTGTCTTCACGGGAGCCTACGGGATCAATCCCCTGAACGGTGCCAAACTGCCCATCTGGATAGCCGATTATGTGCTTTCCGGCTATGGAACCGGCGCCATCATGGCCGTACCGGGCCACGACAGCCGCGACTTTGCCTTTGCCAGGCATTTCCGTTTGCCCATCATACAGGTAGTTTCACGAAAAGGCGAAGAGCCCTCCGATCCCTCTTCCTGGGAAGAATCTTATGACGCAAAAGAGGGTGTTATGATCAACTCGGGGTTTATTAACGGGATGGAGGTGATGGATGCCATCCGGGCTACTATTACAAAACTGGAGGCAAACGGCACGGGGTACGGACAGGTGAATTTCCGCCTGCGGGATGCCATCTTCAGCAGGCAACGCTACTGGGGTGAACCCTTCCCGGTCTATTACAAAGACGGTATCCCTTACACGCTCGACGAAAGCGAACTTCCGCTCGAACTACCCGAGGTAGACAAATACCTTCCTACCGAAAAAGGCGAGCCCCCGCTGGCACGTGCCAAAAACTGGGTCAACAAAGACGGCTACCCGCTGGAAACCAATACCATGCCCGGATTTGCAGGATCCAGCGCATATTATTACCGTTATATGGACCCCTGGAACGATCAGGAATACTTTTCGAAAGAAGCCAATGAATACTGGCAGGATGTAGATCTGTATATCGGAGGTGATGAGCATGGAACCGGGCACCTTATTTATGCCCGTTTCTGGAGCATGTTCCTTTACGACATCGGGCTGGCCTGCAAGGAGGAGCCCTTTAAAAAACTCATCAACCAGGGGAAGATACAGGGCCGCTCCAGCCTGGTTTACAGGATCAAGGGCACAAACACCTTCGTGTCTTTCAATCTGAGAAAAGATCACGACACCGTGGCACAGCATGTCGACATCGGCCTGGTTCATAACGATGAACTCGACCTGGAAGGTTTCAAAAAATGGATGCCCGATCTCAAAGATGCAGACTTCATCCTGGAAGACGGTAAATATATCTGCGGCTGGGAGATCGAAAAAATGTCGAAATCCAAACATAATGTAGTAAATCCTGATGAGTTGATCGGGCAATACGGAGCCGACACCCTGCGGCTGTATGAGATGTTCCTGGGCCCCCTGGAACACCATAAACCCTGGGATACACAAGGGATTGAAGGTGTGTTCCGCTTCCTGAAAAAACTGTGGAGGCTGTTTTACGACGAACATGGTAATTTTAAGGTGAACGACAACGAACCTGTTGCCGCTGAGCTCAAAGCACTTCATCTGACTATTAAAAAGGTCAGGCAGGATATTGAGCGTTTCTCCTTTAACACCGCTGTGAGCACTTTCATGATCTGTGTCAACGAGCTAACCGATCTCAAATGCCATAAGCGCGCCATCCTGGAACCCCTGGTAATATTGCTTTCACCCTATGCCCCGCATATTGCGGAGGAGCTATGGAACCGGATGGGGCACCAGGTAACCCTTGAATATGAGCCATATCCCGACTATAACAACCAATACCTCGAAGAAAGCACCTTCACGTATCCCGTATCGTTCAACGGGAAGCTCAGGTTTAAACTGGAACTGCCTGTGGATATGCCCGGGGAAGAGATAGAGAAGCAGGTTAAAGCTGCACCCGAAGCCGAACGATGGCTAAGCGGGAAGGAGCCGAAAAAAATCATTGTGGTACCGAACAAGATCATCAACGTGGTGGTTTAA
- a CDS encoding DUF3108 domain-containing protein: protein MIKKTLKALALALGFIVCFSASSPEPDLRRIADAPFQRGEVGSYRVFYDSWLTAGITAGVGTISILDEKEKINGRETYHIKVEARSVGMFNWFFKVRDIYESWVDTEAIMPWKFYRYQHEGGYKREETIEINQYEQWAQSERKKVKTPPYIQDIVSGFYYMRTLDFSHVQPEQVFPIDFILDDSVYHSRVIYQGKEIVETRMGRFRCLKFKPMVAQGEVFDEPYPMTLWVTDDRNHVPVLGKSAVIVGSIKIELTDIKGLKYPMEAKLD, encoded by the coding sequence ATGATAAAAAAAACATTGAAGGCCCTGGCTCTTGCACTGGGTTTTATCGTTTGTTTTTCAGCCTCATCGCCCGAACCCGATCTGCGCAGGATCGCAGATGCACCCTTCCAACGCGGTGAGGTCGGCAGTTACCGTGTTTTCTATGATTCCTGGCTCACCGCGGGGATCACCGCGGGTGTAGGCACCATTTCCATCCTCGATGAAAAGGAAAAGATCAATGGGAGGGAAACCTATCATATCAAGGTGGAGGCCAGGTCGGTAGGGATGTTCAACTGGTTCTTCAAAGTGCGTGATATCTATGAATCGTGGGTGGATACCGAAGCCATCATGCCCTGGAAGTTTTATCGTTATCAGCACGAAGGTGGTTACAAACGCGAAGAGACCATCGAGATCAACCAATATGAGCAATGGGCGCAAAGCGAGCGTAAAAAAGTGAAAACGCCGCCTTATATTCAGGATATCGTTTCCGGATTTTATTACATGCGTACCCTGGATTTCAGCCACGTACAGCCGGAACAAGTCTTTCCCATCGACTTCATCCTCGACGATTCCGTCTACCATTCGCGGGTGATATACCAGGGTAAGGAGATCGTGGAAACAAGGATGGGAAGGTTCCGTTGCCTGAAGTTTAAACCCATGGTAGCGCAGGGTGAGGTCTTTGACGAACCATACCCCATGACCCTATGGGTGACCGACGACAGGAACCATGTGCCTGTGCTCGGGAAATCGGCTGTAATCGTCGGATCCATCAAAATCGAACTTACTGATATCAAAGGACTGAAATATCCTATGGAAGCCAAACTGGATTGA
- a CDS encoding T9SS type A sorting domain-containing protein codes for MFDIYGRTIKSLILPPNQSQIQIDVSDYPPGVYFVVLKEGEKVLGREKVVVY; via the coding sequence TTGTTCGATATCTACGGCAGAACAATCAAATCTCTCATCCTGCCTCCCAATCAATCCCAAATCCAGATCGATGTTTCAGATTACCCGCCCGGGGTGTATTTTGTGGTGCTGAAGGAAGGAGAAAAAGTTTTGGGGAGGGAAAAGGTGGTGGTTTACTAA
- the elbB gene encoding isoprenoid biosynthesis glyoxalase ElbB: protein MKKFAVVLAGCGVFDGAEIHEATLTMLAIMKHGGTYEVFAPDIDQYHVINHLTGKEMDEKRNVLVESARIARGKIRDLTEFQASGFDALIFPGGFGAAKNLSTIAFDGPDASVNPEVERAVKDMLKAQKPIGALCIAPAIIAKIIGDVVVTIGTDKGTIQVIEKMGATHEETGHGEVVIDEEHKVFTTPCYMLDANILQIAEGADNVVKEMMEAM from the coding sequence ATGAAAAAATTTGCAGTCGTTCTGGCTGGTTGCGGGGTCTTCGACGGGGCAGAGATCCATGAGGCCACGCTTACGATGCTTGCCATTATGAAACACGGCGGAACCTATGAGGTTTTTGCCCCCGATATTGACCAGTACCATGTGATCAACCACCTGACCGGAAAAGAGATGGATGAAAAACGAAACGTACTGGTGGAATCTGCCCGTATTGCACGGGGTAAGATCCGGGATCTTACAGAGTTTCAAGCTTCCGGCTTTGATGCCCTGATATTCCCGGGTGGCTTTGGTGCGGCTAAAAACCTCTCTACCATCGCCTTCGACGGCCCGGATGCTTCCGTAAACCCGGAAGTGGAAAGAGCCGTGAAGGACATGCTTAAAGCGCAAAAACCCATCGGTGCCTTATGCATTGCTCCTGCAATCATTGCAAAGATCATAGGAGATGTGGTGGTGACCATCGGAACCGATAAGGGAACCATACAGGTGATCGAAAAGATGGGGGCCACCCATGAGGAAACCGGGCATGGGGAAGTTGTTATCGATGAAGAACATAAGGTGTTTACCACCCCTTGTTATATGCTGGATGCCAATATCCTGCAGATTGCCGAAGGCGCTGATAATGTCGTGAAAGAAATGATGGAAGCTATGTAA